The Bacteroidota bacterium genome contains a region encoding:
- a CDS encoding DUF1566 domain-containing protein translates to MIVFTACSKDDDTVVDTPDDNLPEISGYPIVGTNQTTFYGTTAEISEPNSGDAFYGQDAQYSGNQPSYTDNGDGTVTDNVTGLMWAQSSDLNEDGTIDADDKLSYADALAGASSFNLAGYTNWRLPSIKEAYSLILFSGEDISGYEGTSTEGFTPFIDTDYFEFGYGDLDADERLIDAQFATTSKYVSTTMNGNETMFGTNLADGRIKGYGTSTMGGDKMFYVMYVRGNNTYGINDFVDNGDGTITDNATELMWMQSDNGEGLKWEDALTYAENHEYAEYSDWRLPNIKELQSIVDYTLSPATSSSAAIDPIFNCTQITNEGGQDDYPYFWSNTTHASWAEGHEGAQAAYISFGRAMGYMNSWMDVHGAGAQRSDPKVGDPDDYPTGHGPQGDAIRIYNYVRLVRNAE, encoded by the coding sequence ATGATTGTATTTACCGCTTGTAGTAAAGACGATGACACTGTAGTTGATACTCCTGATGACAACCTCCCTGAAATCTCGGGCTATCCTATAGTAGGAACCAATCAAACTACTTTCTATGGAACTACAGCTGAAATATCAGAACCAAATTCAGGAGATGCATTTTATGGCCAGGATGCCCAATATTCCGGCAACCAACCATCTTACACAGATAACGGCGATGGAACCGTAACAGATAATGTAACCGGACTTATGTGGGCGCAAAGTTCAGACCTTAACGAAGATGGCACTATAGATGCGGATGATAAACTTTCCTATGCAGATGCATTAGCTGGTGCATCAAGTTTTAATCTTGCTGGCTATACCAACTGGCGTTTGCCTTCAATTAAGGAGGCTTATTCTCTTATTCTTTTTAGTGGAGAAGATATAAGCGGATATGAAGGAACTTCTACTGAAGGATTTACACCTTTTATTGATACTGATTATTTTGAATTTGGTTATGGAGATCTTGACGCAGATGAACGGCTTATTGATGCACAATTTGCTACAACATCAAAATATGTTTCTACCACTATGAATGGTAATGAAACTATGTTCGGCACTAATCTGGCTGATGGAAGAATAAAAGGTTATGGGACAAGCACAATGGGTGGCGATAAAATGTTTTATGTAATGTACGTACGTGGTAATAATACTTATGGAATAAATGATTTTGTGGACAATGGTGATGGAACAATAACTGACAATGCAACGGAACTCATGTGGATGCAAAGTGACAATGGTGAAGGATTAAAATGGGAAGATGCTCTTACTTATGCAGAAAATCATGAATATGCAGAATATTCTGACTGGCGTTTACCAAATATAAAAGAACTTCAAAGTATTGTTGACTATACTCTTTCACCAGCTACAAGTAGTTCGGCAGCAATCGATCCAATTTTTAATTGTACCCAAATAACAAACGAAGGTGGTCAGGATGATTATCCTTACTTCTGGAGTAACACAACACACGCTAGTTGGGCAGAGGGTCATGAAGGAGCTCAAGCAGCATATATCTCATTTGGTCGTGCGATGGGATATATGAATAGTTGGATGGATGTACACGGCGCCGGCGCTCAACGGAGCGATCCCAAAGTAGGTGATCCTGATGATTATCCAACTGGTCATGGTCCACAAGGTGATGCTATAAGAATTTATAATTATGTGCGCCTGGTGCGTAATGCAGAATAA
- a CDS encoding CotH kinase family protein has protein sequence MKSKRRKLTIVLYAMIMIILTISIAACSKDDDIVVENTVVIDDTDFEATDWTTETHSNDADPNFDEVFEDNAVKRIDIVIREDRWQSMLDNMTETFGTFGAGGGPGGLIDTDEDPIFVPAEVFYNGIEWYRVGVRFKGNSSLQSSWKKGILKLAFKLDFDEFEDDYPQIDNQRFYGFKKLSLKNNYDDKSMLREKVAGDVFRNAGLVGPHTAFYALYVDFGEGPVYFGVYTVVEEVDDTVLDTQFSDDDGNLYKPDGDGASFASGSFTEDVFVKKTNEDDMDWSDIQTLYTALHDDTRTTYAATWRTNLETVFDTDVFLKYLAANTVIQNWDTYGRMTHNYFLYNDPNTNKLTWIPWDNNEALQYGKQGGSLPLDFSGLNTSEWPLIGYLCEDAVYKAQYDSYLQEIVDGAFNGSTIQSQYSTYSALIEPYATTETEGYTFLNSSSDFQIAVNELSSHVTERATAVNNYLK, from the coding sequence ATGAAATCTAAAAGACGAAAATTAACTATAGTTTTATATGCAATGATAATGATCATTTTAACAATATCAATTGCAGCTTGCAGTAAAGATGATGATATTGTAGTAGAGAATACTGTAGTTATTGATGATACAGATTTTGAGGCTACAGATTGGACAACAGAAACACACAGCAATGATGCAGACCCAAATTTTGATGAAGTATTTGAGGACAATGCTGTAAAACGAATTGATATTGTCATAAGAGAAGACCGTTGGCAAAGTATGTTAGATAATATGACGGAAACTTTTGGAACTTTTGGTGCTGGTGGAGGACCAGGAGGATTGATTGATACAGATGAAGATCCCATTTTTGTTCCTGCCGAAGTGTTTTATAATGGAATAGAATGGTACAGAGTGGGTGTTCGTTTTAAGGGTAACTCAAGCTTACAATCAAGTTGGAAAAAAGGAATTTTAAAATTGGCTTTTAAGCTTGATTTTGATGAGTTTGAAGATGATTATCCACAGATAGACAACCAACGTTTTTATGGTTTTAAAAAATTAAGTCTTAAAAATAATTATGATGATAAATCGATGTTAAGAGAAAAAGTAGCAGGCGATGTGTTTAGGAATGCAGGTTTAGTAGGACCACATACAGCATTTTATGCACTTTATGTAGATTTTGGGGAAGGTCCTGTTTATTTTGGAGTATATACTGTGGTTGAAGAAGTTGACGATACTGTTTTAGATACACAATTTTCAGACGATGATGGAAATTTATATAAACCAGATGGTGATGGAGCAAGTTTTGCTTCAGGGTCATTTACAGAAGATGTTTTTGTTAAAAAAACAAATGAAGATGACATGGATTGGTCAGATATTCAAACCTTATATACTGCTCTGCACGACGACACAAGAACAACATATGCAGCCACTTGGAGAACAAATTTAGAAACTGTTTTTGACACCGATGTGTTTTTGAAATATTTGGCAGCGAATACGGTTATTCAAAATTGGGATACCTATGGAAGAATGACTCATAATTATTTCTTGTATAATGATCCAAATACCAATAAACTGACTTGGATTCCCTGGGATAATAATGAAGCACTGCAATATGGAAAACAAGGAGGTTCGTTACCATTGGATTTTTCAGGATTAAATACATCAGAATGGCCATTAATCGGGTACTTGTGTGAGGATGCTGTTTATAAAGCTCAATACGATAGCTATTTACAGGAAATTGTTGATGGGGCTTTCAATGGAAGTACTATTCAATCTCAATATTCAACATATTCAGCATTGATTGAGCCTTATGCAACCACCGAAACTGAGGGATATACATTTTTAAATTCTAGTTCAGATTTTCAAATAGCCGTAAACGAACTTAGCTCGCATGTCACAGAGAGAGCAACAGCCGTAAATAATTATTTGAAGTAA
- a CDS encoding class I SAM-dependent methyltransferase, with translation MINYYSEILNSSNLEKCYEIAPPRVKQFLQAEINFVLNSIKHNDLVLDLGCGYGRIAFRLLEKAKKVVGIDISKDNVQLAKKTALSNNKLEFYVMDAKKLDFPDSYFTTTICVQNGISAFKVDPLELLKESVRVTKKGGTILYSSYSEKFWNHRLKWFEIQSENKLIGEIDYELTKNGTIVCKDGFTATTYSRQEFLELASKNNVQSEIFEIDNSSIFCKMKVK, from the coding sequence ATGATTAATTATTATTCAGAAATATTAAACTCAAGCAATCTGGAAAAATGCTATGAGATAGCGCCACCCAGAGTAAAACAATTTTTGCAAGCTGAAATAAACTTTGTATTAAACAGTATTAAACATAATGACCTTGTTTTAGATTTAGGATGTGGATATGGTCGTATTGCTTTTAGATTATTAGAAAAAGCAAAAAAAGTAGTTGGTATTGATATTTCAAAAGACAATGTACAATTGGCTAAAAAAACCGCTCTGTCCAATAATAAACTTGAATTTTATGTTATGGATGCTAAGAAACTAGACTTTCCTGATAGTTACTTTACTACTACTATATGTGTTCAAAACGGTATTTCAGCATTTAAGGTTGATCCATTAGAACTATTGAAAGAATCTGTTCGTGTTACAAAAAAAGGTGGTACTATTCTCTATTCCTCCTACTCAGAGAAATTCTGGAATCACAGACTTAAATGGTTTGAAATTCAATCGGAAAATAAATTAATAGGTGAAATAGATTATGAATTGACAAAAAATGGAACTATTGTTTGTAAAGATGGATTTACGGCAACAACATATTCCAGACAAGAGTTTCTAGAACTTGCATCAAAGAATAATGTTCAATCAGAAATTTTTGAAATAGATAACTCAAGTATTTTTTGTAAAATGAAAGTTAAATAA
- a CDS encoding RelA/SpoT domain-containing protein — protein sequence MYSKNKIKNAGKTFKSKETQTPEKIQEASDVLTYWRSIHGKMIEKFQECLIKKSLEIDSKAIIAKRLKRTPSIVKKLRRLNHIQLSSMQDIAGLRVVVYSIPKVKRLVKALKSNDFAQKLKNEDDYIVQPKESGYRGIHLVFVYRDEDNPELDGLLVEVQVRTVVQHAWATAVETMGTYLNTQLKFNEGKQKWLKYFALTSSAFSFVEKTNQLTKYAHLSEFETYNQAVYEFRYNQIEIKLNAFSQVSNAICEKEELNGKYNLVLLDIKKKYVNIEVFEPERLDEANVRYTDLEKEYSNNDNFQVALVSTENIQELRDAYPNYFLDTHLFMKKMAIVQRRFDKIKKSA from the coding sequence ATGTATTCTAAAAACAAAATTAAAAATGCAGGAAAGACTTTTAAGTCAAAAGAAACTCAAACTCCTGAGAAAATTCAAGAAGCATCAGATGTATTGACGTATTGGCGTTCAATACATGGAAAAATGATAGAAAAATTTCAAGAATGCTTGATAAAAAAATCATTAGAAATTGACTCAAAAGCAATAATTGCAAAGAGGTTAAAAAGAACACCCTCAATTGTTAAAAAACTTAGACGGCTAAATCATATTCAACTTTCATCTATGCAAGATATTGCCGGATTAAGAGTTGTAGTGTATTCAATACCTAAAGTTAAAAGATTAGTAAAAGCTTTAAAATCAAATGATTTTGCACAAAAGTTAAAAAATGAAGACGATTATATAGTGCAGCCTAAAGAAAGTGGTTATAGGGGTATACATCTAGTTTTTGTTTATAGAGATGAAGATAATCCAGAACTGGATGGTTTATTAGTAGAAGTTCAAGTAAGAACCGTTGTTCAACACGCTTGGGCAACAGCCGTAGAAACAATGGGTACATATCTGAACACCCAACTTAAATTTAACGAAGGGAAACAAAAATGGCTTAAATATTTTGCTCTAACCAGTTCTGCATTTTCATTTGTTGAAAAAACAAATCAATTAACTAAATATGCTCATTTGTCAGAGTTCGAAACGTATAATCAAGCTGTTTATGAATTTAGATATAATCAAATCGAAATTAAGCTAAATGCATTCTCTCAGGTTTCTAACGCTATTTGTGAAAAAGAAGAATTAAATGGAAAATACAACTTAGTCCTACTTGACATCAAGAAAAAATATGTAAATATTGAAGTTTTCGAACCAGAAAGATTAGACGAAGCAAATGTTAGGTACACTGATTTAGAAAAGGAATATAGCAACAATGATAATTTTCAAGTTGCTTTAGTCTCTACTGAAAACATACAAGAATTGAGAGATGCGTATCCTAATTATTTTCTCGATACTCACTTGTTTATGAAAAAAATGGCAATTGTTCAACGCCGTTTTGATAAAATAAAAAAAAGTGCCTAA
- a CDS encoding DUF2279 domain-containing protein — protein sequence MRHIYIVLFLAIVSMTTFAQRLNVTSYPDSIDRKQLNTTIGIEVGSYLVGLSFLQYIWYKDHKRVPFHFYDDSKGYLQMDKFGHAFGAYKESYFAYHALRRAGVDKNKALIYGGPIGLIFQSPIEIFDGLYEGWGFSWSDMIANTFGSLLFVTQEAAFNEQVFLMKFSYLPSIYPNYHTHLGESHLERFFLDYNAHTYWLSGNMQKLTGLKKIPSWINLAFGYSANGMIYEFENPKYYLGEPFPKLERYRQYIFSLDIDFSKIHTNKKWLKIVFRAINHIKVPFPSIEFNKVDGVSFRPIYF from the coding sequence ATGAGACATATTTACATAGTTCTATTTTTAGCAATTGTTTCAATGACCACTTTTGCTCAACGGCTAAATGTAACTTCATATCCAGATTCAATTGACAGGAAGCAATTAAATACCACGATAGGAATTGAAGTTGGCTCATACCTTGTTGGTCTTTCCTTTTTGCAATATATCTGGTATAAAGACCACAAGCGTGTTCCTTTTCATTTTTATGACGACTCAAAAGGATATTTACAAATGGATAAATTTGGACATGCATTTGGAGCATATAAAGAAAGCTATTTTGCTTACCACGCATTGCGAAGAGCTGGAGTAGATAAAAATAAGGCCCTGATTTATGGAGGTCCAATAGGTTTAATTTTTCAAAGCCCGATTGAAATTTTTGATGGACTGTATGAAGGATGGGGGTTTTCTTGGTCAGATATGATAGCAAACACATTCGGTTCGCTACTGTTTGTAACTCAGGAGGCTGCATTTAACGAACAGGTATTTTTGATGAAATTCTCCTATTTACCCAGTATATATCCAAATTATCATACGCATCTTGGAGAATCCCATTTAGAACGTTTTTTTTTAGATTATAATGCTCATACATATTGGCTATCAGGCAATATGCAAAAACTAACAGGATTAAAAAAAATTCCTTCATGGATCAATTTAGCTTTTGGATACAGTGCAAACGGGATGATATATGAGTTTGAAAATCCTAAGTATTATTTGGGTGAGCCCTTTCCTAAATTAGAAAGATATCGTCAATATATTTTTTCATTAGACATTGACTTTTCCAAAATTCATACAAATAAAAAATGGTTAAAAATTGTATTTAGAGCAATTAACCATATTAAGGTTCCATTTCCTTCTATAGAATTTAATAAGGTTGATGGTGTGAGCTTCAGACCAATATATTTTTAG
- a CDS encoding radical SAM protein gives MLSSLKKYSFRKFRESETKIHELNYLFWECTTRCNLNCLHCGSDCSKDSLHKDMPAHDFFQAIDTIKNIPQNFTVVFTGGEPLLRNDLELCGKELRKRGFKWSIVSNGHLYNKERHISLLNAGIGALTISLDGLKESHNWLRNNSHSFEKVINAIELASSSNRINFDIVTCVNQKNFNELEQIRELLISKNVKAWRLFTIIPIGRAAHNSDLSLTDKQFVELMDFITKHRKSKEIDIKFSCEGYVGKYEPHVRDSYFFCRAGINIGSILIDGSISACPNIDRSFIQGNICTDNFYETWKSKFQPFRNREWTKTGQCETCTDYKDCKGNGFHNWHGEKKNVLVCHKEKIR, from the coding sequence ATGCTTTCATCACTAAAAAAATATAGTTTTAGAAAATTCAGAGAATCGGAAACTAAAATTCACGAACTGAATTACTTGTTTTGGGAATGTACTACAAGATGTAATCTGAATTGTTTGCATTGTGGTAGCGATTGTTCCAAAGATAGTTTGCATAAAGATATGCCTGCACATGATTTCTTTCAGGCTATTGATACAATTAAAAATATACCTCAAAATTTCACTGTTGTATTTACAGGAGGAGAACCTCTTTTACGCAACGATTTAGAGCTTTGTGGAAAAGAATTACGAAAACGAGGATTTAAATGGTCTATTGTTTCAAACGGTCATTTATACAATAAGGAAAGGCATATTTCATTACTAAATGCAGGAATTGGTGCTTTGACAATCAGTTTAGACGGACTCAAAGAATCACATAATTGGTTGAGAAATAACAGCCATAGTTTTGAAAAAGTAATAAATGCAATTGAATTAGCATCATCTTCTAATCGAATAAACTTTGATATTGTAACTTGTGTTAATCAAAAGAATTTCAATGAACTAGAACAAATCAGGGAATTATTGATTTCTAAAAATGTAAAAGCTTGGAGATTATTTACAATTATTCCAATCGGAAGAGCCGCTCATAATTCTGATTTATCTTTGACAGATAAGCAATTTGTTGAATTAATGGATTTTATAACTAAACATCGAAAATCGAAAGAGATAGATATAAAGTTTAGTTGTGAAGGATATGTAGGAAAATATGAACCACATGTAAGAGATTCCTACTTCTTTTGCAGAGCAGGGATTAATATTGGTTCAATTCTAATTGACGGTTCGATTTCTGCCTGTCCCAACATTGATAGGTCTTTTATACAGGGAAATATTTGCACGGACAATTTTTATGAAACTTGGAAAAGCAAATTTCAGCCATTTCGAAACAGAGAATGGACAAAAACAGGTCAATGTGAAACATGTACAGATTATAAGGATTGTAAAGGTAATGGATTTCATAATTGGCATGGAGAAAAGAAAAATGTTTTAGTTTGCCATAAAGAAAAAATAAGATAA